In Psychrobacter sp. P11G3, a single genomic region encodes these proteins:
- a CDS encoding outer membrane protein transport protein → MRHTFHLKTLAVAVATLSVVSVASAAGLDRSGQDITAFLQDGTYAEAVYTYIDADVTGKDTSGNKIDDIAESYDFFRYGVKTDINDTFSVGILYDEPFGAAADYTGNNNFVGAPTDAVNNIIASRLGGLGVNNVEELKGLVEGTQNQLTAAETRLNAVREQVRQAQAAVNQNPALESALRPQINAGLAGIAAGETQLAAGQAQLNQLEQLEGFADGRLANDEGTNVEVRSESITGILGAKFGQNKEFQVYGGPVVQRIKADVSLRGSAYSAATGYTAHISSDTDYGYIAGVSYSKPEIALKAALTYRSEIDHSSNIDEIYPVVAALGGEANQGNTLDITTPKSVNFDFQTGINPTTLATAKVRWVPWSDFAIVPPLYNEVSKQATNDDKGLSLVSYDDDQWQVELGLAKRLAPALAVSGTVGWDSGAGNPVTSLGPIEGYYSAGLGAKYNVTENWAVSAGGKYLWFGDAEGQIPTKAIVSDFESNDGFVLGVKVSYQAQ, encoded by the coding sequence ATGCGCCACACCTTTCATTTAAAAACTCTTGCAGTAGCTGTTGCTACTCTTTCTGTTGTTAGCGTCGCTAGTGCTGCTGGCCTTGATCGCTCAGGCCAAGATATTACCGCATTCCTACAAGATGGCACGTATGCAGAAGCTGTCTACACTTATATCGATGCTGATGTTACTGGTAAAGATACTTCAGGTAATAAAATCGATGACATCGCAGAATCTTATGACTTTTTCCGTTATGGTGTAAAAACAGATATCAACGATACATTCAGTGTTGGTATTTTATATGATGAGCCTTTCGGTGCTGCCGCTGATTACACTGGAAATAATAACTTTGTAGGCGCACCAACTGATGCTGTTAATAATATTATTGCATCGCGTCTAGGTGGATTAGGCGTTAATAATGTAGAAGAGTTGAAAGGTTTAGTTGAAGGTACTCAAAACCAGTTAACTGCTGCTGAAACTCGTTTAAATGCAGTTAGAGAGCAAGTAAGACAAGCTCAAGCAGCTGTTAATCAAAACCCAGCACTTGAGTCTGCACTGCGTCCACAGATTAATGCTGGTTTAGCAGGTATCGCCGCTGGCGAAACGCAGCTAGCAGCAGGTCAAGCGCAGTTAAATCAACTTGAGCAATTAGAAGGCTTTGCGGATGGCCGCCTTGCGAATGATGAAGGTACAAATGTTGAAGTCCGTAGCGAAAGCATCACAGGTATCCTAGGTGCTAAGTTTGGTCAAAACAAAGAATTTCAGGTGTACGGTGGTCCTGTTGTCCAGCGTATCAAAGCTGATGTAAGTCTTCGTGGTAGTGCTTACAGTGCTGCTACAGGCTATACCGCTCATATTAGCTCTGATACCGACTATGGCTATATCGCAGGTGTATCTTACAGTAAGCCTGAAATCGCTCTAAAGGCGGCTTTGACCTATCGTTCTGAAATTGATCACAGCTCAAATATCGATGAAATATATCCAGTAGTAGCAGCGCTAGGTGGTGAAGCGAATCAAGGTAACACGCTAGATATCACTACGCCTAAATCAGTTAACTTCGATTTCCAAACTGGTATCAACCCTACAACCTTAGCGACTGCAAAAGTGCGCTGGGTACCATGGAGTGATTTTGCAATCGTTCCACCACTTTATAATGAAGTAAGTAAGCAAGCAACTAATGATGATAAAGGTTTATCTTTAGTCAGCTATGATGATGACCAATGGCAAGTAGAGTTAGGTCTGGCTAAACGCTTAGCGCCAGCATTGGCAGTAAGTGGTACTGTCGGTTGGGATAGTGGTGCTGGCAACCCTGTAACTTCATTGGGTCCTATCGAAGGCTACTATAGTGCAGGCTTAGGCGCTAAATACAACGTTACTGAGAACTGGGCCGTATCTGCCGGTGGTAAGTATCTATGGTTTGGTGATGCAGAAGGTCAGATTCCAACGAAAGCTATTGTGAGTGACTTTGAAAGTAACGACGGATTTGTACTTGGTGTAAAAGTCTCTTACCAAGCTCAGTAA
- a CDS encoding outer membrane protein transport protein, which translates to MRTTFHLKTLAVAIATLSVASMTNAAGLDRSGQDVTAFFQDGTYAEAVYTYIDADVSGYDSANTNPSQNDYVRGDKTGDIAESYDFFRYGVKADINDTFSVGILYDEPFGAAAEYTQSNFVSQGDVDASIASITNGAAPSLAAAQAGIGALAAGETAGVLTPAQQAQLDGLRGAVAVAQAEAGTAGENTNVEVRSQSLTGILGMKFGANKNFQIYGGPVAQRTQSETKLRGLAYGPASGYTSNSNPDMDYGYIAGIAYSKPEIALKAALTYRSEIDHDIQISESYPLVAIRATAAGATPEQAAAAANRNSKYEITTPKSVNFDFQTGINPTTLATAKVRWVPWSDFIITPPLYNDTSKISYGPDGLNLVEYKDDQWQVELGLAKRLAPALAVSGTVGWDSGAGNPVTSLGPVEGYYSVGLGAKYNVTENWAVSVGGKYLWFGDAQGQLPTGKIVADFEDNDGYIAGVKLSYQGK; encoded by the coding sequence ATGCGCACTACCTTTCACTTGAAAACCCTTGCAGTAGCAATCGCTACTCTCTCTGTCGCTAGCATGACTAATGCTGCTGGTCTTGATCGTTCAGGCCAAGATGTCACTGCTTTCTTTCAAGATGGTACCTATGCAGAAGCCGTCTATACTTATATTGATGCTGATGTAAGTGGTTATGATAGTGCTAACACTAACCCTTCTCAAAATGATTATGTACGTGGTGATAAGACAGGTGATATCGCTGAGTCTTACGATTTCTTCCGCTATGGCGTAAAAGCAGACATTAACGATACTTTTAGTGTAGGTATTCTATACGACGAGCCTTTCGGCGCAGCTGCTGAATATACTCAAAGTAACTTCGTCTCACAAGGAGATGTTGACGCTTCTATTGCTTCTATTACTAATGGCGCAGCGCCAAGTCTTGCAGCGGCACAGGCTGGAATTGGTGCTCTGGCTGCAGGAGAAACAGCGGGTGTTTTAACTCCGGCACAGCAGGCTCAGTTAGATGGATTGCGTGGAGCAGTAGCAGTAGCACAAGCTGAAGCAGGTACCGCGGGCGAAAATACTAATGTAGAAGTTCGTAGCCAAAGCCTAACAGGGATTTTGGGTATGAAGTTTGGTGCCAACAAAAACTTCCAAATTTATGGTGGTCCAGTTGCACAGCGTACTCAGTCTGAAACCAAATTACGCGGTTTAGCTTATGGCCCTGCTAGCGGTTACACGTCAAACAGCAATCCTGATATGGACTATGGTTATATAGCAGGTATTGCTTATAGTAAGCCTGAAATCGCATTAAAAGCTGCTTTAACTTATCGTTCTGAAATCGATCATGATATACAAATATCTGAGTCATATCCGTTAGTCGCTATTAGAGCTACAGCAGCAGGAGCTACTCCAGAACAAGCGGCTGCAGCAGCAAATAGAAACAGCAAATACGAAATTACTACTCCTAAATCAGTCAACTTTGATTTCCAAACAGGTATCAACCCTACAACATTAGCAACAGCAAAAGTACGCTGGGTACCGTGGAGTGATTTCATTATTACACCACCACTTTATAACGATACTAGTAAAATCAGTTATGGTCCTGATGGATTAAACTTGGTGGAATACAAAGATGACCAGTGGCAAGTAGAGCTGGGATTGGCAAAGCGTTTAGCGCCAGCATTGGCAGTAAGTGGTACCGTTGGTTGGGATAGTGGTGCTGGTAACCCTGTAACTTCGTTAGGACCGGTCGAAGGCTATTATAGTGTTGGTCTTGGTGCCAAATATAATGTCACGGAAAACTGGGCAGTATCTGTAGGTGGTAAATACCTATGGTTCGGTGATGCCCAAGGTCAATTACCAACAGGCAAAATCGTCGCTGATTTTGAAGACAATGATGGTTATATCGCTGGTGTGAAGCTGTCTTATCAAGGGAAATAA
- a CDS encoding SlyX family protein, which translates to MNQPKITDDTSDIQNDLQAQVIDLQMSLAHLEVTVERLDDVITRQDRDIHTLQRQLQLIYKQIEGQDTESGIAPFDVMADRPPHY; encoded by the coding sequence ATGAACCAACCTAAAATTACAGATGATACTTCTGATATTCAAAATGATTTGCAAGCCCAAGTAATCGATTTACAAATGAGCCTCGCGCATCTTGAAGTAACGGTCGAACGACTGGATGACGTAATTACGCGACAAGACAGAGATATTCATACGTTGCAACGTCAACTACAGCTTATTTATAAACAAATCGAGGGTCAGGATACGGAAAGTGGTATTGCACCGTTCGATGTAATGGCAGACAGACCACCACATTATTAA
- the putP gene encoding sodium/proline symporter PutP — translation MNGVSSGVLISLGAYFLVMIGIGVYAYFKQANDTEGYMLGGRNLGPAVTALSAGASDMSGWLLLGLPGYMFADGVVSIWIALGLTLGALLNYLIVAPRLRVYTEVADNAITLPDYFANRFEDKSHMLRVISALVIILFFTVYTAASLVGGGKLFESSLNLSYSTGLWVTAGVVVAYTLFGGFLAVSMTDFVQGVIMLFAMVIVPVVAFTDLGGISATTEAVRNIDPTLLDVTSGMSVIGIISLMAWGLGYFGQPHIIVRFMAIRSVRDVPTARNIGMSWMVVSLVGSLMTGFAGRAYVQKTAMTLDDPETIFLVFTQFLFHPLVSGFLLAAILAAIMSTISSQLLVVSSSLTKDVYKLFFDKDAPEARQVLVGRISVIIVAIVAIMLASNPDSSVLNLVSNAWAGFGAAFGPLVIFSLTWRGMNRNGAVAGMVVGALTVILWIYGPFQVDGMALNSWLYAIVPGFILSTIAIFAVSIMTGGPRPSVSAKYKEMELNLNK, via the coding sequence ATGAACGGAGTTTCTAGTGGCGTGCTGATATCACTCGGCGCCTATTTCTTAGTGATGATTGGGATTGGTGTTTACGCTTATTTTAAGCAAGCCAATGATACTGAAGGCTATATGTTAGGGGGTCGTAACTTAGGCCCAGCAGTAACCGCACTTTCTGCAGGTGCATCAGACATGTCAGGTTGGTTGCTACTTGGCTTACCTGGTTATATGTTTGCCGATGGTGTGGTTAGTATTTGGATCGCGCTAGGTTTGACATTAGGTGCATTATTAAACTATCTCATCGTAGCACCTCGCCTTCGTGTTTATACCGAAGTGGCTGACAACGCTATTACCCTACCCGATTATTTTGCCAACCGCTTTGAAGACAAGTCGCATATGCTGCGCGTCATCTCAGCATTAGTCATCATTCTATTCTTTACCGTCTATACCGCTGCAAGTCTTGTCGGTGGTGGTAAACTCTTCGAAAGCTCACTCAACCTATCGTATAGTACTGGCCTATGGGTTACTGCTGGTGTAGTTGTGGCTTATACGTTATTCGGTGGTTTCTTAGCGGTATCTATGACCGATTTCGTACAGGGTGTCATCATGCTGTTTGCCATGGTGATCGTACCTGTCGTTGCCTTTACTGATCTTGGTGGTATTTCAGCTACTACAGAAGCGGTTAGAAATATCGACCCTACCCTTTTAGACGTTACTAGCGGTATGAGTGTCATCGGTATTATCTCACTCATGGCATGGGGCTTAGGTTACTTTGGCCAGCCGCATATTATCGTACGTTTTATGGCGATTCGTTCAGTGAGAGATGTACCGACCGCACGTAACATCGGTATGAGCTGGATGGTTGTGAGTCTTGTGGGTTCACTAATGACTGGTTTTGCTGGTCGTGCTTATGTACAAAAAACTGCGATGACACTGGACGATCCTGAGACTATCTTTTTAGTATTCACTCAGTTCTTGTTCCACCCATTGGTTTCAGGTTTCCTATTAGCAGCTATTTTAGCGGCAATTATGAGTACTATCTCATCGCAGTTATTGGTTGTATCAAGCTCTCTAACCAAAGATGTATACAAACTATTCTTTGATAAAGACGCACCAGAAGCTCGTCAGGTATTGGTTGGTCGTATCTCAGTAATCATCGTTGCTATCGTTGCCATTATGCTAGCATCTAACCCAGATAGCTCAGTATTGAACTTGGTTTCTAATGCATGGGCAGGATTTGGTGCTGCGTTTGGTCCATTGGTTATCTTCAGCTTAACATGGCGTGGTATGAACCGTAATGGTGCTGTTGCTGGTATGGTTGTTGGTGCGTTGACTGTTATCCTATGGATTTATGGTCCTTTCCAAGTTGATGGTATGGCACTAAATAGCTGGTTATACGCTATCGTTCCAGGCTTTATCTTAAGTACTATCGCTATCTTTGCCGTTAGTATTATGACTGGTGGTCCAAGACCTTCAGTTTCTGCTAAGTACAAAGAGATGGAGCTAAACTTAAACAAATAA